Genomic window (Methanobrevibacter ruminantium):
AATGATTATTTTCTAATTTGAGAGTGTGTGATAATTTTTTATGATATTTTTTAATTTGAGAGTGTGTAATAATGAGTGCAATGGATCAAATGTTAACAAATATGACTACAAGTGGAAATGCGGTGGTGAATAGTCAGATATTTACCATAACAATGGTGATTTTCCTTATCCTTTTCATTGTAGGTCTGTTTTATGCAATATTTAAAATGTATGAGGCGAAAAAGCCGCCTGTTGAATCTATCGTATTGATTGCTGTCTTGACAGCTATTGCGACTGTGGGACGTATCATTCTAATGTCAATTCCTGCTGTAAACTTGGCATCTTTCATCATCATAATGGTTGGTGTTGTATTCGGCAAGGAGGAAGGATTCCTTGTTGGTGCATTGACTGCTTTTGTATCAGGTCTCTTTATGGGAATGGGATACTGGGTCCTGTTCCAGATGCTTGCTTGGGGACTTATGGGAGCCAGTGCAGGATTCCTTGCTTCCAGATTTGACAGTGTAGGATTCAGAATAGTCTTTGGTCTCCTATGGGGATTCCTCTATGGTTGGATTACAGACATTTCAGCTATTTTCTATTCAGGAACAGCTTTGGAGATAACCCCAATCATTGCATTATACCTTAATGGTGTAAGCTATGACTTAACCCACGGTGTAACCAATGC
Coding sequences:
- a CDS encoding ECF transporter S component; translated protein: MSAMDQMLTNMTTSGNAVVNSQIFTITMVIFLILFIVGLFYAIFKMYEAKKPPVESIVLIAVLTAIATVGRIILMSIPAVNLASFIIIMVGVVFGKEEGFLVGALTAFVSGLFMGMGYWVLFQMLAWGLMGASAGFLASRFDSVGFRIVFGLLWGFLYGWITDISAIFYSGTALEITPIIALYLNGVSYDLTHGVTNAVLLVVLYDWFKKMFTRAKVKYLSGHSSDNESISLSD